The Helianthus annuus cultivar XRQ/B chromosome 16, HanXRQr2.0-SUNRISE, whole genome shotgun sequence genome includes a window with the following:
- the LOC110915896 gene encoding 60S ribosomal protein L37a: MTKRTKKAGIVGKYGTRYGASLRKQIKKMEVSQHSKFFCEFCGKYAVKRKAVGIWGCKDCGKVKAGGAYTLNTASAVTVRSTIRRLREQTES; the protein is encoded by the exons ATG ACTAAGAGAACCAAGAAGGCTGGCATTGTCGGGAAATATG GCACACGTTATGGTGCCAGTTTGAGGAAGCAGATCAAGAAGATGGAGGTCAGCCAGCACAGCAAATTTTTCTGTGAATTTTGCGGGAAG TACGCTGTGAAAAGGAAGGCTGTCGGAATCTGGGGCTGCAAAGATTGTGGCAAAGTGAAAGCAGGCGGTGCTTATACATTGAA CACCGCTAGTGCAGTTACTGTCAGGAGTACCATCCGTAGGCTGAGGGAGCAGACCGAGAGTTAG